The Candidatus Neomarinimicrobiota bacterium genome contains a region encoding:
- a CDS encoding beta-lactamase family protein, with product MTTGNMSRDVSYVSTPLTDEFDSVISEFLSETDVIPGMSIAVVKNDKVVYLKSFGYADIETKLEVNQDTKFYIASSTKSFTALTMLLLADKQVFNYIEIQFRPLR from the coding sequence ATGACTACCGGGAATATGTCCCGGGATGTCAGTTACGTCTCCACTCCGCTCACTGATGAATTTGACAGTGTGATATCGGAGTTTTTATCAGAAACCGATGTAATTCCTGGAATGAGCATCGCAGTGGTTAAAAACGACAAAGTTGTTTATCTGAAATCATTTGGATATGCCGATATTGAGACTAAGTTAGAAGTGAATCAGGATACCAAGTTTTATATTGCGTCTTCAACTAAATCGTTCACCGCATTGACTATGCTCCTTCTCGCCGATAAGCAAGTATTTAACTACATTGAAATTCAATTCCGCCCTCTCCGCTGA
- a CDS encoding acyl-CoA dehydrogenase family protein, which yields MKAFKGVDFYIVDDLFSEEDRLIRDSVRSFVSEKVLPEITAYYREGKFPTKFIKPMAELGLLGVNLPQEYGCTGSNNIVYGLVCRELERGDSGIRSFVSVQGSLVMWPIFKFGSEEQKKKWLPLMAQGKAVGCFGLTESDHGSNPMGMTTTAKLDGNEWVLSGSKMWITNGSIADVAVVWAKTNEGIKETCARYPM from the coding sequence TTGAAAGCATTCAAAGGCGTTGATTTCTATATCGTCGATGATCTTTTCAGCGAAGAAGATCGTCTGATCAGGGACAGCGTCCGCTCGTTCGTGAGCGAGAAGGTTTTACCTGAGATTACCGCTTATTACCGTGAAGGAAAATTCCCCACCAAATTTATTAAGCCGATGGCGGAGTTGGGACTTCTCGGAGTCAACCTGCCGCAGGAGTATGGTTGTACAGGTTCTAACAACATTGTTTACGGTCTCGTATGCCGGGAGTTGGAACGTGGTGATTCGGGGATCAGGAGTTTCGTAAGCGTACAAGGATCGCTCGTAATGTGGCCGATTTTCAAATTCGGAAGCGAAGAACAAAAGAAGAAGTGGCTGCCGCTTATGGCGCAGGGAAAAGCAGTAGGCTGTTTCGGATTAACGGAATCCGATCATGGCTCAAACCCCATGGGAATGACCACAACTGCTAAACTTGATGGAAATGAATGGGTTCTTAGCGGGTCAAAGATGTGGATAACCAATGGTTCAATAGCGGATGTGGCAGTTGTGTGGGCTAAGACCAATGAGGGCATAAAGGAAACGTGCGCCCGATACCCTATGTAA